In Mobula hypostoma chromosome 23, sMobHyp1.1, whole genome shotgun sequence, the genomic window tagcatctTTTTGTtcacaattattttgtaaataacactattctttgcatttctggtcagatgctaaatgcatttcattggctttgtatctgtactcggcacaatgacaataaagttgaatctaatctaatctaatgagagCTCTGGAGTGGAGAAGCCAGTTTGCAGTTAATTTAGCGTGGGATGGTACAAGGGTGGGAGCACATTGACTAAACTCCTGAAGAAGCTGCCAACACCTGAGGTGAAGGTAATAAAAGCTCCTCCTTTCAGGGGAAGTAGTGAGGTAGGATTGGGTTGGGGAGGGAAGGCAGATTATCTTCTGTAGAAAAGAACCTGATGTTTCTAGAGCCCTGTAGCTGCCAAAACCTCCCATTTCAAGAGCATGACTGAAGCCCCAGAAAGTTTAACTTACCAAGCCATGGCGAGCAAAGTGATAAACAATAACAGCAGCAAAAACAGCAGGATAGAGAGTATGGTTGTTATGACAACCATGCCTCCACTGCGCCTTGTCGAGGTGTTGAGGTTATTGTAATCCACAGCTGAAGGTGAAAAACAAgactaaagtttaaaaaaaatacttggcATCCACTTCCACCTCTCCCACAAATGTCAAACACAAAGCAGAAATAGCAACTGGATGACGATACAATTAGTTTGAGAAAACAAGAACCTGGCAAGCCCTTGTACAGAAGCTGATGAaccctttctgtttttattccaaatgtttccaggatttttttttgtatattttgcATACAGTGAAGACAACATCAGACATTTTCCAAACTGATCTCAACTTGCGGCTATAGAGGTTTCATCTAAAATGTCATTTAAAAAGAACAGGGATACTTTTTGAAAGGGAAATACAAGAAGTTTTTCAGGAGAAAGTGGAACTACAGAAGAGATTCCAGCACTGGAAATCAATGGTTTCTGCATTGGAATTTGTAACAGATCCATGGATAAGAAATGTACCCTGTCAACAAGATTGCTTGGAGCTTCTCAGTGTTGTGACTAACTTTCTGCAAGTTTCTACTGACGCCAGCAGGAAAGTGCAGTATTTAGTACAGCTGCTTCACAACTCCGGTGACCCAAGTCTGATTCTAGTCTTTAGGATCTGATTTCACTGGAGAGTGTGCATTGTAGATTCGCCAGCATGtttcagggagagggggagagggggagagggggagaggctgGACTTGTTTtgcctggagtgaaggaggctgagaggtgacctggtagaagtACATGGGATCAAGAgggacaaacacgaggaaatctgcagatgctggaaattcaagcaacacacacaaaaattgctggtgaacgcagcaggctaggcagtgtctataggaagaggtacagttgatgttttgggttgagacccttcgtcaggactaactgaaagaagaggctgccctccccctttctttctccctaggcctcccgtcccacgatcctctcccttctccagcctcatatcccttttgccaatcacctgtccagctcttggctccatccctccccctcctgtcttctcctatcattttggatctccccctccccctccccctttcaaatctcttactgtctcttctttcagttagtcctgacaaaggctcctggcccgaaacatcgactgtacctcttcctagagatgctgcctggcctgctgcattcaccaacaattTTTGAGATCAAGAGGGGCATGGGGTAGTAAAAATCTTTTTCCCATGGCAGGGGAATTACAGGtaagagagcacaggtttaaggtgagaggaaggaatttcAGTGGGGATCTGgtgggggcaagttttttttttaaaaaacagagggTAAATGCTATTTGAAACACGTtcccagaggaggtggtggaatctgATGCCTAGAGGCTTTTAGAAAGACACTTCAAttggcaaggcatagaaggatacgGACCTATTCCAGGCAAATGAGAGGATGTGGAAGGGTGTAACAGAGGtaatgggctgaaggatctgtttttgtgctgtatggcCCTCTGACGCTGTGACTCCAGTGTTGTCTGTACAGAGGCTGGAGACACACTAAGGGCCTCCCCTGGCTTCTCTAGTGGACAAAAAACTTCCAACAAAGATACTCAACTGCAGAGAATCCGTGAAGTGGACAtgatttattgtatttattaagatacatTGCGGAATAGGCCCCTCTGTCTCTTAGAGCCGTACCACatagcaatcccccgatttaatcctcgcctattcacgggacaattaataatgaccaattaacctaccaaccggtacacttTTGtgcacagagagaacgtacaaacgccttacggacagcggcgggaattgaccCCAGGTCTCCTGTACTGTAACGCGTTCTACTAGCCACAATACCACCGTTTTGCATATGGGTCAATATCAGGGTTTATTTGGGAGCCTCAGTGCCCAAGTGACATTTAACTTCTTGACTCCCTATTCCAGCTATACAATCAGTAGTATTGGTGTACAAATATAATCAGTCTCTGCAAGGTCATTAACACTTACCATCCAGGAGCTTGATACTGGCGGACCACTTTGTCATTGCAACAACATTGTCCGTGCTTCTAAATGGATGCCTCAAAATATAACGCACTCTGAAAACaagaagaaaaattaaaaattagtATTGAATTTGGCCTCCACACCACAACGTGGTTAATCTAATCAGCTGCAAAGTCTAGGATGCTAATagtattcagtaggtcaggcagcatctatggagagaggttTCCAGTCAAGGATCCTTTTTCAGAATTGGAAAAAAAAGAGTAGACAAGCTTGTTTAAAGGTACAGAGAGGGTGAGggctggagggagagagggaacgtTTGGAACGAGGTGCAGACCAAAGTTGTCAAGGTGataattactttaaaaaaaaacagcatttggGAGAAAATGAAACCTGAAGTGTAAAATAGAAATGAAGAGTTACTGCCACAGGTGTTGAAAAAAAAAAGGGTTTACCTGAAATGTTAAGAACGTCAGCTCTTGGACATCTCCTATCTCCCACTGCAGCATAACCCCACCACAGAACATCAGGCGATTGACTCCCAGACACCTACCAACCTCATTCCTTCAGGGGATCATCCCTCTACAGTCCCCAGCCTCATGCTATGCATCTGTCTTCTGGCTCTTCCCTGGAATCACAATCAGGATTTTCCTGGTGGACCCATCATTTCATAATGCTCTCACCCATAGAACTTACAGGACTTACTATAATTGTCCTTACATTCACAATGTTTCTGATGCCTACACCATTTCCAGATTCTTGTTCCCAACAGGTTCACTTTACAATCGTACAATCCATCCACACGGTCAACCCCAATCAGATTAGTCTGAGGCCCCCCTGCTTCTTCCCTGAACAGAGGCTGAACAAGTCCCCTCCTTCACCTGGTTGAACCTGTACAACCACCTTCAAGTCCACTCACTCCTTCCGATCAAAGGTATAGCTTTGGGCATTCCTATGGACCCAATATATGCCCTTCCCTTTGCTGTATATGTGGAACAGTCCTAGCTTCTGTTTTCATTACCCTCCTTCCTCAGTTGTTCTGGCTTATTGACGACTGATTCTTGCAATCATGTAAAATCAAGAATTTAATTTACTTTCCTACTAGTTTCCAACTTGCCCTGACAGTCACAAGATCCATATTTGACTCCTTCCTTCCCGTTCTTGGCATCTCAGTCTCAGGGGAATAGGGTAGCTACCAATATCCACCGTTAATCCATAGCTATCTCAGCACACCACCTCTCAGCCTACATCCTGTAAGGACgccattttattctcccaacTCCTCCCCACTTTGTACCTGATTCAGTAACCAGTACCtctgagatgtcttccttttcccTTAACCAGGACCTTTCCCCCGCCACAGTTGAAAGGAATCTCagagtaccacccctcccagccAAGGTAGGATAGGATTCCCCTCCTCCTCTAGCATGCCACCAGATTTTTGTCTGTAATTTCCACCAGTTTCAAATTGGATTGTGCCACCAAATTCATCTTGCACTCCACTCTTCTCCTCTTCCAGCCTCCACATCTTCCTCCTTCTGCACCTCCTTGGTTCACTCTTCCATCTCCGCCTAGCCCTCACTCTACCTTAGCACTTTCTCAAGCtgcccctcttccctccccacttTTGTGAACATAAAACAGTCCTTGCTGGTGAAGCAGCAATTCACTTACACTTCTCCGAATCTTGTGTTCTGCATTCAGTGCTCCTAATGTGATCTCCTGTGCACTGGAGAAGCCAAATGCAGATTGGATGATTGTAGAACATCTCTATTCAATCTGCCAAGTGACCCCAAGCTTCCGGTGTTGGGTCACATTAATTCTCCGTCCCACTCTCGTTCTGTCCTCTCTATCTTAAGCATCCTATATTGCTCCAATGATGCCCAGTATAAACCTATATAAAAGTACCTCATCTTTAACCGGGCGCAATGAAACCCTTAGACTTAATAGGGAGTTAAACAATTTTAAGTAAGTTCTTCTGTATTTCACATGGTGAGTACATTTTTTTTCCACCGATTTGCTCCATTTCATGTTGCCTCTGTAACATTTGTTCCACTGTTGGCTTTTAAACTATTGGCTTACAATTAGTCTTCACGTCATCACAGATATCCTCTCTACCCTTGTCCCTCCATTGTTACTTAAAACAAATCTGTTTCCTTACTTTTCCTGTTCTGATGATGGATCCCTGACCGGAAATGTCAACTCAAGTTTCTCTCCTCactgatgctgccagacctgctgagcatttccagcacaCCATGGTTTtgtctcggatttccagcatctgcagtgcttTTCCCCAACATAAGTAGATTCTCTAGCAAGCAGCAGACTTTAACCAGAAACCGCAGGTCCTGGGCTTACAGTGCAATCAGCCCCATTTGTTTGTTCAATCAGCAACTGTTCATTTCGGGAGGATATGCAGCTGGAATGTTTCGTGCTGTAGACCCTACAAGGCACTAGAATTGACCACAGAGTTACCTGGCTTCATTGCTGGTAGATGCCAAACACACCTGCACAAAATTGAGACAAGGCACTGAACGCTGAACTGTAAAATCCCAATGCATCTTGCCCCTCCTCCCCCAACTTATTTCACCACTCTCCCCAGACCACCTTCCTGTGACTGCAAGATTTCTCAAGGTTTTGTCAAATGAAATAAACCTCGCCCGTTTTGCTTAGGTTTGTGGTCATCAAAATTACCAAGATCGTTTCAAGTTCAAAGTTGATGCAACACTTTGTCCAATAGCTGAgaccattttttaaatatatccactCATGATATATGGATTTCACCATTAAAATCAGCACTTACTGTGTATCCCTGAATTCCCCCCTTAACTGAATAGCTTGTAACTCTTAAAAGAAATTCCATGATTTTACAAAACTAGTGGATTGCTATAAACACACAGCCAGATCATTTATATTCTTAAGGGAAGAAAAGTTTTTATCCTTAACTAACCTATTGATGTATGTGGTCCTCtcgtatgataagatagactcttgacctcacaatctacctcattatgatcttttaCCTCACTGTCTACCTGCATTTCAGTTTCTCTGTAATTgctgcattttattctgcattggttTAACTGTACCCCCTCAATGCACTAATGGTTTTAAATTTGTGAGCAGTCCTTACATTCCACAATTCTTACGACccacacagccaacacacttttcgttcctcttccctccgggagaaggctcaggagcttgaagactcgtacggccagatttgagaacagcttctttccaactgtgataaaactgctgaatggatcctgacccggatctgggccgtaccctccaaatatccggacctgcctctcagttattttgcactaccttactttccatttttctgttttctatttatgatttataatttaaatttttaatatttactattgatttgtaatccagggagtgggaagtgcagaatcaaatatcactgtgatgattgtacatcctagtatcaattgtttggcaacaataagtATAAAGTACACTGcacaaggttttcactgtacctcaatacacggggcaataataaaccaattccaatatggCCTTGGATCACAAGACCATTTCAGATGAAGTTAACAGTCAACCCATTCAGAAGTTTCATGGTCAACATTGTTCCAGATCAAAAGTCTAGGACCTTGGATTAACCACTCTAATGCCAATTACTATCTGCTTCCATGTCCAGCAAATTGTTCTTTTTGAGCTATGTCAAGTTGCAACAGAATAAGGTGCCTTTATACTTAGACTGGTCTATAAAACGACAATTGGTTGATGTTGATGATCACtgttctaacttccgctaaggccccacctccccctcgtaccccatctgttacttatttttatgcacacattccttctctcactctcctttttctccctctatccctctgaacatacctcttgcccatcctctgggtccccccccccttgtctttcttcccggacctcctgtcccatgatcctctcatatcccctttgccaatcacctgtccagctcttggctctatccctccccctcctgtcttctcctatcattttggatctccacctctccctccaactttcaaatcccttactcactcttccttcagttagtcctgacgaagggtctcggcctgaaatgtcaactgcacctcttcctacggatgctgcctggcctgctgcgttcaccagcaactttgatgtgtgttaattggTTGATGTACCTCTTTCATGATGTATCTTACCTGAAAGTCGAACCAGTAGCTAAGGGCTTGTTGCAGTTGTCAGTAGTACAAGGTGTTTCATTTCCAACTCGAATGACGTAGAACATAGTAGTATTAAACATATCCATAGGACATGGATACTGATCTCTCGTAGTCTTTACGGTCAGGTAAAAACCATTCTTCGAAAAATCTTTGGACATGTAATCAGCAGGATTCACATGTGAATTATTCCTGTCAAAGCCTAAATTCGCTGTGTTTGAGAGTGAACAAAATTGTCGGTCAGTTCGAGGCTTCTTAAATTCAGGATGCAAGCTATCATCAGAACTGCTGAAATCAACTAGGTGTTATGATATGAAACACTGCTATTCATTACATTCTTCCACTCACAGTAACCATTTGCAATTTATTCCAgggtctagatcaggggttcccaaccttttttatgccacggaggAATATcaataagcaaggggtccatggatcccaagttgggaacccatGGTCTAAATAGAATAGTGAATTAGAAGAAGCTGTGAGTACACATTGAAAAAAAACTAACACTATCAATTGATGTTGATAGTGTTAATGGA contains:
- the upk3b gene encoding uroplakin-3b; this encodes MMKSLTYLVFLCAMCGAGYGVPELVDYVPEILQAPMEGKITQTTAAFQQPLCVFDQTDPSCTFCEIWLVVNNATTNLGFDRNNSHVNPADYMSKDFSKNGFYLTVKTTRDQYPCPMDMFNTTMFYVIRVGNETPCTTDNCNKPLATGSTFRVRYILRHPFRSTDNVVAMTKWSASIKLLDAVDYNNLNTSTRRSGGMVVITTILSILLFLLLLLFITLLAMACCRRSTSSNFSEPITTFGSLRRYNTHSLQNKGNIITAKGNF